From Humibacter ginsenosidimutans, a single genomic window includes:
- a CDS encoding LacI family DNA-binding transcriptional regulator, translated as MATGERRARETSSDALGRDATAPQEHRAARAGAAAATKPATINDVAAAAGVSRQTVTRALNDLPDVSPTTKQRVQRAAAALHYRPNRAAQRLVRGRDVTIGFVVNDLRNPYYPELASELTRLAAERDWAVMMTDLGGPHGDDRLDALLRRVDAVIGHLGHRADSHLTSSLPTVLLDDAPARGATVQLDFAGGMRDAVAHLDGIGRRRVAMIDITGEPSARMRMLDGALRTAGLAPALRVVAAPTHEGGLAAAESLARGLGASGNPVDAVVCFNDLLAVGALGGFARAGIRVPADVAVIGIDGLEIGEIVTPRLTTLAADRRALARHAIELVAALLRGEAGEHLSRRVGHELVLRDSA; from the coding sequence ATGGCAACGGGCGAACGCAGGGCGCGCGAGACCTCGTCCGACGCTCTCGGCCGCGATGCGACGGCGCCACAGGAGCATCGCGCTGCGCGCGCCGGCGCGGCGGCGGCCACCAAGCCAGCGACCATCAACGACGTCGCGGCGGCCGCGGGTGTGTCGCGGCAGACGGTCACGCGCGCTCTGAACGACCTCCCCGACGTGAGTCCCACCACCAAGCAGCGTGTGCAGCGGGCCGCTGCCGCCCTGCACTATCGCCCCAACCGGGCGGCGCAGCGACTCGTACGCGGCCGAGACGTGACCATCGGCTTCGTCGTCAACGACCTGCGCAACCCCTACTATCCGGAGCTCGCCTCTGAACTGACCAGACTCGCGGCCGAACGGGACTGGGCCGTCATGATGACCGACCTCGGCGGCCCGCACGGCGACGACAGACTCGATGCGCTCCTTCGACGGGTGGATGCCGTCATCGGACACCTCGGGCACCGCGCCGATTCACACCTCACCTCGAGCCTGCCCACCGTGCTCCTCGACGACGCGCCTGCCCGAGGCGCGACCGTGCAGCTGGACTTCGCCGGCGGAATGCGGGATGCCGTCGCGCACCTCGACGGCATCGGCCGACGCCGGGTCGCGATGATCGACATCACGGGTGAGCCGTCCGCGCGCATGCGTATGCTCGACGGCGCGCTCCGCACCGCCGGGCTGGCTCCAGCACTGCGAGTCGTCGCAGCGCCGACGCACGAGGGTGGGCTCGCCGCCGCCGAGTCGCTCGCGCGCGGACTCGGGGCATCCGGCAACCCGGTCGACGCCGTGGTGTGCTTCAACGACCTGCTCGCGGTCGGGGCGCTGGGCGGATTCGCGCGCGCGGGCATCCGGGTGCCCGCCGATGTCGCGGTGATCGGCATCGACGGTCTCGAAATCGGCGAGATCGTCACGCCGCGTCTGACGACGCTGGCCGCCGATCGGCGCGCACTGGCGCGGCACGCGATCGAGCTCGTCGCAGCGCTGCTTCGCGGCGAAGCCGGTGAGCACCTCTCGCGGCGGGTCGGGCACGAGCTGGTGCTGCGCGACTCGGCATGA
- a CDS encoding VOC family protein has protein sequence MFSAIDSFSGFSVDDLQKAREFYATALGLVVEAEGGMGIRITLPSGAEVFVYAKPDHTPASFTILNFVVDDIDAAVDELNAAGVTTKIYSDAEFPTDAKGIARPKNPEWGPDIAWFRDPAGNVLAVIQA, from the coding sequence ATGTTCAGCGCGATCGATTCGTTCAGCGGATTCAGCGTCGACGATCTGCAGAAGGCGCGGGAGTTCTACGCGACGGCGCTGGGACTGGTGGTGGAGGCCGAGGGTGGCATGGGCATCCGCATCACGTTGCCCAGTGGCGCCGAGGTGTTCGTCTACGCGAAGCCCGACCACACGCCTGCTTCGTTCACCATCCTCAACTTCGTCGTCGACGACATCGACGCCGCGGTCGACGAGCTCAACGCGGCGGGCGTGACCACCAAGATCTACTCCGACGCCGAGTTCCCCACCGACGCGAAGGGCATCGCCCGTCCGAAGAATCCGGAGTGGGGGCCCGACATCGCATGGTTCCGCGACCCGGCGGGCAACGTGCTGGCTGTCATCCAGGCGTAG
- a CDS encoding aldo/keto reductase has protein sequence MTETLQHVRWGIAGPGGIAHRFAEQLGHSRTGELVALASRSPERARAFAAEFEKAPGGIRVHDSYDALFADPDVDAVYIATLHIDHVRLAIQALEAGKHVVCEKPLSVDHAGAMAVVEAARRSGRYFAEAFMYRFHPQTVRLAELVASGVIGDVQHIEASFAFRADVPAEHRLVAADLAGGGILDVGGYAMSVARLVAGAATGARFADPVSLTAKGMIGATGVDEWASASVVFASGITAHVTCGVRVEDDNRVVVSGSKGRILVPQPWLPSPTEPSVIEVRTTDAAPERISIEPAYQYALQADAVAEYAQQGQSPYMSWADSLGNAAALDSWREAIGLEYPFERATANIPPASGRAPRRRPDATMRYGRIPALDKDVSRLIMGVDNQRTLGHASAMFDDFVERGGNAFDTAYIYGGGLMERLLGQWIANRGLRDDVVIVGKGAHTPHCDPESIVRQLDETLERLQTDHVDLYLMHRDNEDIPVGEFVDVLDEQVRAGRIRAFGGSNWSIERYQQALDHADANGRQRFSVLSDHFGLAHALDVPWAGCRYVTDDSDREWLEATGTTLLPWSSQARGFFARADRDDTSDQELVRCYYSDDNFERLARARELGSQLGLAPTAVALAYVLAQDFPTFPLFGPRSIEETRTSMAGLEVTLSPEQVRWLDLRA, from the coding sequence ATGACCGAGACCCTGCAGCACGTTCGTTGGGGCATCGCAGGACCGGGCGGGATCGCGCATCGATTCGCTGAGCAGCTCGGGCACAGCCGCACCGGCGAGCTCGTGGCGCTCGCCAGCCGCAGCCCGGAGCGGGCGCGCGCGTTCGCCGCCGAGTTCGAGAAGGCGCCTGGCGGCATCCGCGTGCACGACTCCTACGACGCGTTGTTCGCCGACCCCGACGTCGACGCGGTCTACATCGCCACGCTGCACATCGATCATGTGCGGCTTGCGATCCAGGCTCTGGAGGCCGGCAAGCACGTCGTCTGCGAGAAGCCGCTCTCCGTCGACCACGCGGGAGCCATGGCCGTCGTGGAGGCCGCGCGACGCAGCGGCCGCTATTTCGCCGAGGCGTTCATGTATCGCTTCCACCCGCAGACGGTCCGCCTCGCGGAGCTCGTCGCGTCGGGCGTGATCGGCGACGTGCAGCACATCGAGGCATCGTTCGCGTTCCGTGCCGATGTTCCCGCCGAGCACAGACTCGTCGCGGCCGACCTCGCCGGAGGCGGCATCCTCGACGTCGGCGGGTACGCCATGTCGGTCGCCCGTCTGGTGGCGGGAGCCGCGACGGGCGCGCGGTTCGCCGACCCCGTGTCGCTCACCGCGAAGGGGATGATCGGGGCGACGGGCGTGGACGAATGGGCGAGCGCATCCGTCGTCTTCGCGTCGGGCATCACCGCGCACGTCACGTGCGGCGTGCGCGTCGAAGACGACAACCGTGTCGTGGTCAGCGGCTCGAAGGGTCGCATCCTCGTGCCGCAGCCGTGGCTGCCCTCGCCGACGGAGCCCAGCGTCATCGAGGTGCGCACCACGGACGCCGCGCCCGAGCGCATCAGCATCGAGCCGGCCTATCAATACGCGCTGCAGGCGGATGCCGTCGCCGAGTACGCGCAACAGGGCCAGAGCCCGTACATGAGCTGGGCGGACAGTCTGGGCAACGCCGCAGCCCTCGACTCGTGGCGCGAGGCGATCGGGTTGGAGTACCCGTTCGAGCGCGCGACCGCGAACATCCCGCCTGCGAGCGGCCGCGCTCCGCGCAGGCGGCCCGATGCGACCATGCGCTACGGGCGCATCCCCGCGCTCGACAAAGACGTCTCGCGTCTGATCATGGGTGTGGACAACCAACGGACGCTCGGGCACGCCTCCGCCATGTTCGACGACTTCGTGGAGCGCGGCGGCAACGCCTTCGACACGGCCTACATCTACGGCGGCGGACTCATGGAGCGACTGCTCGGCCAGTGGATCGCCAACCGCGGACTGCGTGACGACGTCGTCATCGTCGGCAAGGGTGCCCACACCCCGCACTGCGATCCGGAGTCGATCGTGCGCCAGCTCGACGAGACGCTCGAGCGACTGCAGACCGATCACGTCGACCTCTACCTGATGCACCGCGACAACGAGGACATCCCGGTGGGGGAGTTCGTCGACGTGCTCGACGAGCAGGTTCGCGCAGGACGCATCCGAGCCTTCGGCGGATCCAACTGGTCGATCGAGCGCTACCAGCAGGCGCTCGATCATGCGGATGCCAACGGCCGGCAGCGCTTCTCCGTGCTGAGCGACCACTTCGGCCTGGCGCACGCCCTGGATGTTCCGTGGGCCGGATGCCGCTACGTCACCGACGACTCCGACCGGGAGTGGCTCGAGGCGACGGGCACGACCCTGCTTCCGTGGTCGTCGCAGGCGCGCGGGTTCTTCGCGCGTGCCGATCGTGACGACACCTCGGACCAGGAGCTCGTGCGCTGCTACTACAGCGACGACAACTTCGAACGGCTGGCCAGAGCGCGGGAGCTCGGATCGCAGCTCGGACTCGCTCCGACGGCCGTGGCACTGGCCTATGTGCTGGCGCAGGACTTTCCGACGTTCCCGCTCTTCGGCCCGCGCAGCATCGAGGAGACCCGCACCTCGATGGCGGGCCTCGAGGTCACGCTGTCGCCCGAGCAGGTGCGCTGGCTCGACCTGCGGGCTTGA
- a CDS encoding Clp protease N-terminal domain-containing protein, translated as MFEHFAGPARAAIENARVEAARRGSRRIGTEDVLTALVADERLARLVGADSAAIRGAAETLDRSALAAVGFELGDDWRHSPAALGKRTPLSAGTKAVLQSALLVAKAERAKQITRRHLLMALLTRRRPDPATTLLDQLGVDIGEIHARLVAEG; from the coding sequence ATGTTTGAACACTTCGCGGGCCCCGCTCGTGCCGCCATCGAGAACGCACGAGTCGAGGCCGCTCGACGAGGAAGCCGGCGCATCGGAACGGAAGACGTGCTGACCGCGCTCGTCGCCGACGAGCGGCTCGCGCGCCTGGTGGGAGCGGACTCGGCCGCGATCAGGGGCGCGGCCGAGACGTTGGATCGGTCGGCCCTGGCCGCCGTCGGATTCGAGCTCGGAGACGACTGGCGCCACTCCCCCGCCGCGCTCGGCAAGCGCACTCCGTTGTCTGCCGGAACGAAGGCCGTGCTCCAATCGGCGCTTCTCGTGGCCAAGGCGGAGCGGGCCAAGCAGATCACACGCCGCCACCTGCTCATGGCTCTGCTCACGCGACGAAGGCCCGACCCGGCGACGACGTTGCTCGATCAGCTCGGGGTGGACATCGGCGAGATTCACGCCCGTCTCGTCGCCGAAGGTTGA
- a CDS encoding metallophosphoesterase family protein, giving the protein MPRIALISDVHGNTPALLAVLDAIAHDGVDTIVDLGDIASGGVDPRGTLDALRARPDILTVRGNHERQLLTLSRGNMGASDRLAFDLLSGDDLLWLAALPATLEPAHGVLAFHGAPDDDLCYLLEAVDPAADDALRQATDGEVVERLGASFGHYELFVCGHTHVQRTRRLPGGALVVNPGSVGWPAYADDLPAPHRVQARSPRARYTVVEKDAAGWRIDERAIDYDYDAAIVLALRNGRPDVAHALRTGFVGADAG; this is encoded by the coding sequence ATGCCCCGCATCGCCCTCATCTCGGACGTCCACGGCAACACTCCCGCGCTGCTCGCCGTGCTCGACGCGATCGCACACGACGGCGTCGACACGATCGTCGACCTCGGCGACATCGCCTCGGGCGGAGTCGACCCGCGCGGCACGCTGGATGCGCTGCGTGCGCGACCGGACATCCTCACCGTGCGAGGCAATCACGAGCGACAGCTGCTGACCCTGTCGCGGGGGAACATGGGCGCCTCGGATCGACTCGCGTTCGATCTGCTCTCCGGCGACGACCTGCTTTGGCTGGCGGCGTTGCCGGCCACGCTCGAACCCGCGCACGGCGTGCTGGCGTTTCACGGCGCCCCCGACGACGACCTCTGCTACCTGCTCGAGGCCGTGGACCCGGCCGCCGACGACGCGCTGCGGCAGGCGACGGATGGCGAGGTCGTGGAGCGGCTGGGGGCATCCTTCGGTCACTACGAACTCTTCGTGTGCGGACACACCCACGTGCAGCGCACCCGGCGTCTGCCGGGCGGCGCACTCGTCGTGAATCCGGGCAGCGTCGGCTGGCCGGCGTACGCCGATGACCTTCCCGCACCGCACCGCGTGCAAGCGCGCTCGCCGCGTGCCCGCTACACGGTCGTCGAGAAGGATGCCGCAGGCTGGCGCATCGACGAGCGCGCCATCGACTACGACTACGACGCCGCCATCGTGCTGGCGTTGCGCAACGGCCGGCCGGATGTGGCGCACGCCCTGCGCACAGGCTTCGTGGGCGCGGACGCCGGATAG
- a CDS encoding helix-turn-helix domain-containing protein, whose translation MSPIDLSSTLRTTDPEVGLRAAEALRRLAERVESEHVAEARRLGWSWEQIGDALGVTRQSVHAKYGKQSTHV comes from the coding sequence GTGAGTCCGATCGATCTCTCGAGCACGCTGCGCACCACCGATCCCGAGGTGGGCCTGCGCGCGGCCGAAGCACTTCGCCGACTCGCGGAGCGGGTGGAATCCGAGCATGTCGCCGAGGCGCGGCGCCTCGGCTGGTCGTGGGAACAGATCGGGGACGCGCTCGGCGTGACGCGTCAGTCGGTCCACGCCAAGTACGGAAAGCAGTCGACCCATGTTTGA
- a CDS encoding SDR family NAD(P)-dependent oxidoreductase, with the protein MAEVRKPLTANSSIGEWLDDAEGGPLVRGLLSASGADESTLAPIKALPLQQLVALSQGQLPQSVVDDLVLKANGGVMPEETESSAWAETVTQGRFAGKTVIVTGAASGIGRATASRVAREGGRVVAVDVSADRLAEFAGSLPDAQIVTVVGDITKQESVDAIVAAAGDRIDGLANVAGVNDDFSPLHETSDAMWDRVIGINLTGAFKLTRAVLPAMLATGKGSVVNIASEAGLRGNASGNAYTTSKHAVVGLTRSAAFMYGPQGIRVNAVAPGGVATGIPFPPNVSQAGSARLQPFQSMIPALATAEQLAASITFLLSDDGVNVNGVVLPSDGGWSVQ; encoded by the coding sequence ATGGCTGAAGTGCGTAAGCCGCTGACGGCGAACAGCTCGATCGGCGAGTGGCTCGATGACGCGGAGGGCGGCCCGCTCGTGCGGGGCCTCCTGTCCGCCAGCGGCGCAGACGAGTCCACGTTGGCACCGATCAAGGCTCTGCCGTTGCAGCAGCTCGTGGCATTGAGCCAGGGGCAGCTGCCCCAGTCCGTGGTCGATGACCTGGTGCTCAAGGCGAACGGCGGCGTCATGCCGGAGGAGACCGAGAGCTCGGCGTGGGCCGAGACCGTCACGCAGGGACGGTTCGCGGGCAAGACCGTGATCGTCACGGGCGCGGCGTCCGGAATCGGGCGGGCCACGGCATCCAGGGTCGCGCGCGAGGGGGGCCGCGTGGTCGCCGTCGACGTGTCGGCAGACCGGCTTGCCGAGTTCGCAGGCTCGCTGCCCGACGCGCAGATCGTCACGGTCGTCGGCGACATCACGAAGCAGGAGAGCGTGGATGCCATCGTCGCAGCAGCGGGCGACCGCATCGACGGTCTGGCGAACGTCGCGGGCGTGAACGACGACTTCTCGCCGCTGCACGAGACGAGCGATGCCATGTGGGATCGCGTGATCGGAATCAACCTGACGGGTGCGTTCAAGCTGACCCGTGCCGTGCTGCCCGCCATGCTCGCGACAGGCAAGGGCTCGGTCGTGAACATCGCGTCGGAGGCCGGCCTGCGCGGCAACGCCTCCGGCAACGCCTACACGACGTCGAAGCACGCGGTGGTGGGTCTCACCCGCAGCGCCGCGTTCATGTATGGACCGCAGGGCATCCGCGTGAACGCGGTCGCGCCGGGTGGGGTGGCCACGGGCATCCCGTTCCCGCCGAACGTGTCGCAGGCCGGATCCGCCAGGCTGCAGCCGTTCCAGTCGATGATCCCTGCTCTGGCGACCGCCGAGCAGCTCGCCGCCTCGATCACGTTCCTGCTGAGCGACGACGGCGTCAACGTCAACGGCGTCGTGCTGCCCTCCGACGGCGGCTGGTCGGTGCAGTAG
- a CDS encoding FAD-dependent monooxygenase, which produces MTVSIDSDSGHDVAVVGAGPVGLLLAGEVAARGIRVVVLERAKAPSTQPKANGIVGSAALELARRGILTGTGLKVLSPPRFQFGPLPLRLGFGPGNPLHVLPIPQRRLEELLESRARALGATVLRGCEVVGYTQDDTGVAIGVRDNDENARVHASHLVGCDGAHSIVRKTAGIGFSGFTSDRIASIARVRIPADRVRVTPDGVDIDGLGRVATMRPNRMPGGTFSIASVRALDRTAPDDVYLISVHEPRGEAEPRDPLPVGELRASIRRVLGTELPFDEATAARSTVGNSRQADTYRSGRVLLAGDAAHIFNAGGSALNVGLNDAIELGRRLAAVLRSGSSSIELDEYDGLRRAAGERALRHTRAQAALDRDDDGAGALREVVAELLRGRRAARRLARLIEQG; this is translated from the coding sequence GTGACAGTTTCGATCGATTCGGATTCCGGCCACGACGTCGCCGTCGTCGGCGCCGGCCCCGTAGGGCTGCTGCTGGCGGGTGAGGTCGCCGCGCGTGGCATCCGCGTGGTCGTGCTCGAGAGGGCGAAGGCCCCCTCCACGCAGCCGAAGGCCAACGGCATCGTGGGCAGCGCGGCGCTGGAGCTCGCGCGGCGAGGCATCCTGACCGGAACGGGACTCAAGGTTCTCTCGCCGCCGCGGTTCCAATTCGGCCCGCTGCCGTTGCGGCTGGGTTTCGGGCCGGGCAACCCGCTTCATGTGCTGCCCATCCCGCAACGTCGACTCGAGGAGCTGCTCGAGAGCAGGGCCCGCGCGCTCGGAGCGACGGTGCTTCGCGGGTGCGAGGTGGTCGGGTACACACAAGACGACACGGGCGTTGCGATCGGGGTGCGCGACAACGACGAGAACGCCCGCGTGCACGCGAGCCATCTCGTGGGCTGCGACGGAGCGCACAGCATCGTGCGCAAGACGGCCGGCATCGGCTTCTCGGGATTCACCAGCGACCGCATCGCCAGCATCGCCCGCGTGCGCATCCCCGCCGACCGCGTAAGAGTCACCCCCGACGGCGTCGACATCGACGGGCTCGGACGCGTTGCCACGATGCGTCCGAATCGGATGCCGGGCGGCACCTTCTCGATCGCGTCCGTGCGTGCACTCGATCGCACAGCACCCGACGACGTCTATCTGATCAGCGTCCACGAACCGCGGGGCGAAGCCGAGCCGCGCGATCCTTTGCCGGTGGGGGAACTGCGGGCGAGCATCCGCCGGGTGCTCGGGACGGAACTGCCCTTCGACGAGGCGACCGCGGCGCGCAGCACCGTGGGCAACAGCCGGCAGGCCGACACCTATCGCTCCGGGCGGGTGCTCCTCGCAGGCGACGCCGCGCACATCTTCAACGCGGGCGGCTCGGCGCTCAATGTGGGGCTGAACGACGCGATCGAACTCGGGCGGCGGCTCGCCGCCGTGTTGCGATCGGGATCGTCGAGCATCGAGCTCGACGAGTACGACGGCCTGCGCCGCGCCGCAGGCGAGCGAGCGCTGCGGCACACCAGGGCGCAGGCGGCGCTCGACCGCGACGATGACGGCGCCGGCGCGCTGCGCGAGGTGGTCGCCGAACTGCTGAGAGGGCGCAGAGCCGCACGGCGACTGGCCCGCCTCATCGAACAAGGCTGA